The following are from one region of the Anaeropeptidivorans aminofermentans genome:
- a CDS encoding PTS mannose/fructose/sorbose/N-acetylgalactosamine transporter subunit IIC, producing the protein MNYLQVALISVLFYIASAYSSIGGFVISKYTLARPLIGGFLCGLILGDIQKGLEIGVAFQLAYMGTFAVGGAITMDIGTISYPVMAVAIISNLDVGAALAIATPISMLAANRIQVVRFANTIFSNIMKKGIDEYNFMKIKLGHIFLPQLFFFVLSFGLSFAFIVLGAPALQSLIDIMPDKLMQAFNTFSKVLPAVGMAMLLKYNISNKFMFLFFVLGFMMFSSMKMAFIPISIAGLVIAYLYYKADSRPAAAAAAQADTVPVYSDADEEL; encoded by the coding sequence ATGAATTATCTGCAAGTAGCACTCATATCCGTTTTATTCTACATAGCAAGCGCATACAGCTCTATAGGCGGATTCGTAATCAGCAAGTACACTTTGGCAAGGCCTTTAATCGGCGGCTTCCTTTGCGGCTTAATCCTTGGCGATATACAAAAGGGCCTTGAAATCGGCGTAGCCTTCCAGCTGGCCTATATGGGGACCTTCGCCGTAGGCGGTGCCATCACTATGGATATTGGAACCATTTCTTATCCGGTTATGGCAGTAGCAATTATTTCAAATTTGGACGTCGGTGCCGCTCTTGCCATCGCAACCCCTATTTCCATGCTTGCGGCAAACCGTATTCAGGTTGTTCGTTTCGCTAACACCATATTTTCAAACATTATGAAAAAAGGTATCGACGAATATAATTTTATGAAGATTAAGCTGGGTCATATCTTTTTGCCCCAATTGTTCTTCTTCGTTCTTTCCTTCGGCCTTTCCTTTGCATTTATCGTTTTAGGTGCGCCGGCTCTTCAAAGCTTAATTGATATCATGCCCGATAAGCTGATGCAGGCCTTTAATACCTTCTCTAAGGTCCTTCCTGCTGTAGGTATGGCAATGCTTCTAAAATACAATATTTCCAATAAGTTTATGTTTCTGTTCTTCGTGCTGGGCTTTATGATGTTTTCTTCTATGAAAATGGCCTTTATCCCTATCTCCATTGCAGGGCTTGTCATTGCCTACCTTTATTACAAAGCAGATTCAAGACCGGCCGCCGCCGCTGCTGCTCAGGCCGACACTGTCCCTGTTTATAGCGACGCAGACGAAGAACTTTAG
- a CDS encoding class II fructose-bisphosphate aldolase, producing MNLVNTNDIYKKAMAKDYAIGGFCGYNMEMIQAIIEAAEFEKSPVLVQASCRVIDYAGADMIKAITEIAAKKASVPIALNLDHGDTIERCIECVDSGFTSVMLDNTGLPFDEQVRRTKTVVDYAHPRGVSVEGEICHKVEGPELYRTSVEEAVKFVELTGCDSLSICVGNAHGQAPDHEKQFDFELLENIHKAIPEIPLVLHATSIFSKAFLDKANSYNAGIAYSKNFSEADLHATMPHGVSKINSCMDLKIATTTAIRQYMQENPREMDPRKYFAMTRTALIEHIRYKIRNTFRSSAQA from the coding sequence ATGAATCTTGTAAACACAAATGATATATATAAAAAGGCCATGGCTAAAGATTATGCCATCGGCGGATTCTGCGGCTATAATATGGAAATGATTCAGGCAATTATTGAAGCTGCCGAGTTTGAAAAATCCCCTGTTCTGGTGCAGGCCTCCTGCCGTGTCATAGATTACGCAGGAGCAGACATGATTAAAGCCATCACAGAAATTGCCGCGAAGAAAGCATCGGTTCCCATTGCCCTAAATTTAGACCACGGCGACACTATAGAGCGCTGTATAGAATGTGTAGACAGCGGTTTTACCTCCGTTATGCTTGATAATACCGGGCTTCCTTTCGATGAGCAGGTAAGACGCACAAAAACCGTCGTAGACTATGCCCATCCAAGAGGAGTAAGCGTCGAAGGAGAAATCTGCCATAAGGTAGAAGGCCCTGAGCTATATAGAACAAGCGTAGAAGAAGCCGTAAAGTTTGTCGAGCTCACTGGCTGTGATTCTTTATCCATATGTGTGGGAAATGCCCACGGCCAAGCCCCCGACCATGAAAAGCAATTTGATTTCGAGCTTCTTGAAAATATCCATAAGGCTATTCCGGAGATTCCTCTTGTGCTTCACGCCACAAGCATCTTCTCTAAAGCCTTTCTGGATAAGGCAAATAGCTACAATGCAGGCATTGCCTACAGTAAAAACTTTTCAGAAGCCGATCTGCATGCTACCATGCCCCACGGTGTTTCTAAAATTAATTCCTGTATGGACTTGAAAATTGCAACCACTACTGCAATCCGCCAATATATGCAGGAAAACCCCAGGGAAATGGACCCGAGGAAATATTTCGCCATGACGAGAACTGCTTTGATAGAGCATATCCGCTATAAAATAAGAAACACCTTTAGAAGCTCCGCTCAGGCTTAA
- a CDS encoding PTS sugar transporter subunit IIA, giving the protein MIGLILAGHGGFSEGMASTVSMLTGPQEHLEKVSFLPEDTLDTLKEKFIFAISKLADCTQIIVLSDIFGGSPYKCALELALNDPRLHIMAGTNVGMACEAAISRFSYGDIHSFIESLIEAGKASVSYTDVKAFTAPQNTDPDEDL; this is encoded by the coding sequence ATGATTGGACTGATATTAGCAGGCCACGGCGGATTTTCCGAAGGCATGGCCTCAACAGTATCAATGCTCACAGGTCCTCAGGAGCATTTGGAAAAGGTAAGCTTCCTGCCGGAGGATACCTTGGATACCTTAAAAGAAAAATTCATCTTTGCCATAAGCAAATTGGCAGACTGTACGCAAATTATTGTTTTAAGCGATATATTCGGCGGCTCCCCTTATAAATGCGCTTTAGAGCTCGCCTTAAATGACCCAAGGCTTCATATTATGGCAGGAACAAATGTCGGCATGGCCTGTGAGGCGGCTATTTCCAGATTTTCTTATGGGGACATACATTCCTTTATTGAAAGTCTCATAGAAGCAGGCAAGGCTTCCGTTTCCTATACCGATGTGAAAGCCTTTACGGCCCCCCAGAATACCGATCCTGATGAAGACCTATAA
- a CDS encoding MurR/RpiR family transcriptional regulator → MFVTKIKSLYHTFTISEMKIADYLIDNRKNISSITSSELAEILGMGQSTIIRFSQKIGYRSYKQLIADIANSDIEESQEIQINDSTYVMMDKMITNYNNTFKIIKDANKPEDIDGAINMISRANRVLCFGFLATGAFAQYMQDILMGLGKNVFYSSTVVEIKQNIMFLEPGIDCIVLISKTGETEEVLEIAEFAKKKGISIIGISNLTKNTLMTYSDIHLKVLETSVRSRLQSFYPNAGILYIVDTLVLGLFKKDYTHSRSKSSEYMKTVRPRKYKDDE, encoded by the coding sequence ATGTTTGTAACTAAAATAAAAAGCCTGTATCATACCTTTACCATTTCTGAAATGAAAATTGCAGACTACTTAATCGACAACAGGAAAAACATTTCTTCCATCACCTCTTCGGAGCTTGCTGAAATATTGGGTATGGGGCAATCTACCATTATCCGCTTTTCTCAAAAAATCGGATATCGAAGTTATAAACAGTTAATTGCAGATATTGCCAACTCCGACATTGAGGAGTCTCAGGAGATACAGATTAATGACTCTACTTATGTCATGATGGATAAAATGATTACCAATTACAATAACACCTTTAAAATTATTAAAGATGCCAATAAACCGGAAGATATTGACGGAGCCATTAACATGATAAGCCGTGCCAACCGAGTGCTGTGCTTCGGTTTCCTTGCTACGGGGGCCTTTGCCCAGTATATGCAGGATATTCTTATGGGCCTTGGCAAAAATGTATTTTACAGCAGCACAGTAGTTGAAATAAAACAAAACATTATGTTTTTAGAGCCGGGCATCGACTGTATTGTATTGATTTCAAAAACCGGCGAAACGGAAGAGGTGCTGGAGATTGCCGAATTTGCCAAAAAGAAAGGCATTTCCATTATCGGTATTTCTAACCTTACTAAAAATACCCTGATGACCTATTCGGACATTCACTTAAAAGTCCTTGAGACAAGCGTCCGCTCCAGGCTTCAGTCCTTCTATCCAAACGCCGGCATTCTGTACATAGTAGATACGCTGGTTCTGGGGTTATTTAAAAAAGATTATACCCACTCCAGAAGCAAATCCAGTGAGTATATGAAGACGGTTCGTCCCAGAAAATATAAAGACGACGAGTAA
- a CDS encoding HAD family hydrolase, whose product MFQCVIFDLDGVLVDTEPLLYNAKKEYFLKNGVHFTHEELCLFTGAKYYDALRNNFDYLSDEFKEQLIENYKFTIDLNYDEIKNPHAEKLFQDLRENGLKIAIASNSPMEKIEAVIEQCGFGNFIDYYASGVSCKKAKPYPDVYLDVINYFGLNPKECAAVEDSDYGLQAAYESGAYVICKRDRRFNYKQLGAHAYVDDLDEIGDILWKQAKDFL is encoded by the coding sequence ATGTTTCAATGTGTTATTTTCGATTTAGACGGCGTTCTGGTAGATACGGAACCCCTTTTATACAATGCAAAAAAGGAATACTTCCTGAAAAACGGCGTTCATTTTACCCATGAGGAGCTTTGTTTATTTACCGGGGCAAAATATTATGACGCTTTGCGGAATAATTTTGACTATCTTTCCGATGAATTTAAAGAACAGCTCATAGAAAATTATAAATTTACCATAGATTTAAATTATGATGAAATTAAAAATCCTCACGCCGAAAAACTGTTTCAAGACCTCAGGGAAAATGGCCTTAAAATCGCCATCGCCTCCAACAGCCCTATGGAAAAAATAGAGGCCGTCATAGAGCAGTGCGGCTTCGGTAATTTCATTGATTATTACGCCAGCGGTGTCTCCTGCAAGAAAGCCAAACCCTATCCTGATGTGTATCTTGACGTTATAAATTATTTTGGGCTGAATCCCAAAGAATGCGCTGCCGTAGAGGATTCGGATTACGGCTTGCAGGCAGCTTATGAATCCGGGGCTTATGTCATCTGCAAAAGGGACCGCCGGTTTAATTACAAGCAGCTCGGAGCCCATGCCTATGTTGATGATTTAGATGAAATCGGCGATATTTTATGGAAGCAGGCTAAGGATTTTCTGTAA
- a CDS encoding kinase, with the protein MSKIIILRGNSGSGKSTVGKALQKKIGRGTLLIGQDTIRREMLWVSDEPKNQAIDLIINLVSYGHQNCKFVILEGILYADIYEALFRKVEELFAENIFAYYFLLPFEETLKRHKLRPKLYEFGEAEMRRWWRDKDYLVNIHEKKLYKEMNLNEIVELIYKDITE; encoded by the coding sequence ATGTCCAAAATCATTATATTAAGAGGCAATTCAGGAAGCGGTAAATCTACAGTAGGCAAAGCTTTGCAAAAGAAGATTGGCCGGGGGACTTTGTTAATCGGGCAAGATACGATACGAAGAGAAATGCTTTGGGTAAGTGACGAACCTAAAAATCAAGCAATAGATTTGATTATAAACCTTGTTTCATATGGGCATCAAAATTGTAAATTTGTTATTCTTGAAGGCATACTTTATGCGGATATTTACGAAGCTTTGTTCAGAAAAGTTGAGGAGCTCTTTGCAGAAAACATTTTTGCTTATTATTTTCTGCTTCCCTTTGAAGAAACCCTAAAGCGTCATAAACTAAGACCGAAACTGTATGAGTTTGGGGAGGCTGAAATGAGGCGATGGTGGCGAGATAAAGATTATTTAGTAAACATTCATGAAAAAAAGTTATATAAAGAAATGAACTTAAATGAAATAGTTGAACTCATTTATAAAGACATAACGGAATAG
- a CDS encoding ABC-F family ATP-binding cassette domain-containing protein codes for MSILTVSNINHVFGGRVIFEDVSFRLLKGEHVGLIGANGEGKSSFMNIITSKLVPDQGSVVWAKNVRIGYMDQQSELEKGLTIREELRKAFSYLFEIEETLTKKYEQMAEADEELLNTLMEETAELQNILDISDFYTIDVKIDEIAAGMGLSDIGLDRRTDELSGGQRNKVLMAKLLLKKPDILLLDEPTNYLDEEHIAWLKTFLLNYENAFILISHDMEFLNDVVNLIYHMEEAKLTRYVGNYEDFLRLYEQHKRHQDAAYERQQQEIAGLQDFIARNKARVATAGMARARQKKLDKMDIIEKTREKPKPEFNFRNGRTSDKLIFEAKDLVIGYDEPLTKPLNLLLERKQKVCIIGANGLGKTTLLRSLLGEIPSISGTIEKGQNQLIGYFEQELNSDNTNTCIEDVWEVFPSYTQYEIRSALAKCGLTTAQLESKIYVLSGGEQAKVRLCKLINRETNILILDEPTNHLDVDAKNELKRALKEYSGTILMVCHEPEFYNDIVSSVWDLADSTLKIV; via the coding sequence ATGAGTATACTGACAGTAAGCAATATAAATCATGTTTTCGGGGGCAGGGTTATTTTTGAAGATGTTTCCTTCCGCCTTTTAAAAGGAGAGCACGTAGGCCTTATAGGAGCCAACGGCGAAGGCAAATCTTCCTTTATGAATATTATTACCAGTAAGCTTGTTCCCGACCAGGGAAGCGTTGTATGGGCTAAAAACGTCCGCATAGGATATATGGACCAGCAGAGTGAGCTGGAAAAGGGATTAACCATCAGAGAGGAGCTTCGGAAGGCCTTCAGCTACCTTTTTGAAATCGAAGAGACCCTTACGAAAAAATATGAGCAGATGGCTGAAGCTGATGAGGAGCTTTTAAACACCTTAATGGAAGAGACTGCCGAGCTTCAAAATATCCTTGATATCAGCGATTTTTATACAATTGATGTTAAAATAGATGAAATTGCTGCGGGCATGGGCCTTTCGGATATTGGATTGGACCGCAGAACCGACGAGCTTTCCGGCGGACAGAGAAATAAGGTATTAATGGCAAAGCTTCTTCTTAAAAAACCGGATATTCTTTTGCTTGATGAGCCTACCAACTATTTAGACGAAGAGCATATCGCCTGGCTCAAAACCTTCCTGCTAAATTATGAAAACGCCTTTATTTTAATATCCCACGATATGGAATTTTTAAATGATGTGGTTAATTTAATTTACCATATGGAAGAAGCGAAGCTTACCCGTTATGTAGGAAATTATGAAGACTTTTTAAGGCTTTATGAGCAGCATAAGCGCCATCAGGACGCCGCCTATGAAAGACAGCAGCAGGAAATCGCAGGCCTTCAGGACTTTATTGCACGAAATAAGGCAAGGGTTGCCACAGCAGGTATGGCGAGGGCAAGGCAGAAAAAGCTTGATAAAATGGATATTATCGAAAAAACAAGAGAAAAGCCCAAGCCGGAGTTTAACTTCAGGAATGGAAGAACATCGGACAAGCTTATTTTTGAAGCTAAGGATTTAGTTATCGGCTATGATGAGCCTTTAACAAAGCCTTTGAATCTTCTTTTAGAGCGCAAGCAGAAGGTCTGCATCATCGGAGCCAACGGTTTAGGAAAAACAACCTTACTCAGAAGCCTTCTGGGAGAAATCCCATCTATAAGCGGAACCATTGAAAAAGGTCAAAATCAGCTGATAGGTTATTTTGAGCAGGAGCTTAACAGCGACAATACCAATACCTGCATTGAAGATGTATGGGAGGTTTTCCCCTCCTATACCCAGTATGAAATCCGAAGCGCCCTGGCAAAATGCGGCCTTACTACAGCTCAGCTTGAAAGCAAAATCTATGTATTAAGCGGCGGTGAACAGGCGAAAGTCCGCCTTTGCAAGCTTATTAACCGTGAAACCAATATCCTTATCCTTGACGAGCCTACAAACCATTTGGACGTTGACGCCAAAAATGAGCTGAAAAGAGCCCTTAAGGAATATTCCGGCACCATTCTCATGGTTTGCCATGAGCCGGAGTTTTATAATGACATTGTTTCCAGCGTATGGGACTTGGCAGATTCTACTTTAAAAATCGTATAG
- a CDS encoding ABC transporter substrate-binding protein — MKRKFKGLLGIFAVLSIVMTGCSQNSSEKPSSPSQEIKEEAKEESTEASSESASPGETRDKLVFVNFRDIRDLNPHLYAGEMYAQEMLYETLVNITESGYEGCLAEDWSISDDGKVYTFKIRQGVKFSDGEICDANAIKVNFDAIIENKDRHTWLEMMHLLESVEAAFFAY, encoded by the coding sequence ATGAAAAGAAAATTCAAAGGCCTTTTAGGCATATTTGCGGTTTTATCCATTGTTATGACAGGCTGCAGTCAAAACTCCTCTGAAAAGCCTTCAAGCCCTTCTCAGGAAATCAAAGAAGAGGCGAAAGAAGAAAGTACGGAAGCATCTTCCGAAAGCGCTTCCCCAGGTGAAACCCGTGATAAGCTTGTATTTGTTAACTTTAGAGATATAAGGGATTTAAACCCTCATTTATACGCAGGGGAAATGTACGCACAGGAAATGCTTTACGAAACCCTTGTGAATATTACAGAATCAGGCTATGAAGGCTGCCTTGCGGAGGATTGGAGCATAAGCGACGACGGCAAGGTATATACCTTTAAGATACGCCAGGGCGTAAAATTTTCTGACGGAGAAATTTGCGATGCCAACGCTATTAAAGTCAATTTCGACGCTATTATAGAAAATAAGGACCGCCATACATGGCTTGAAATGATGCATCTTCTGGAAAGCGTTGAGGCAGCCTTCTTTGCTTATTGA
- a CDS encoding LysR family transcriptional regulator gives MELKQLEHFIAVAETGSINQAAQALYTSQPNVSKIISALEKELGCELLHRTNKGAVLTPMGEEVYEYAKDIIKNANILASISKRNKASKFSISCYPSHMISRVFCDFYNSYNTENIALEFLEGTIETITENVRKGLSEIGIVYFSKSRQSNFKYLLEHKNLELTILAEMEACIYAGPKSPLYNQESISFSQLSALKFVQMKKDLFSMEHDLDYISLGTFHMEKFDNIINTNSDNLLIDMLMHTDVCNLGIKFMNPLYEQYDIHTVAIEECDKCLLMGYIKQKGQEFSGEANLFLRKLGNAVNKSTGR, from the coding sequence ATGGAACTAAAACAGTTAGAGCACTTTATAGCCGTTGCAGAGACGGGAAGCATTAATCAGGCGGCCCAGGCCCTTTATACTTCACAGCCTAATGTCAGCAAAATTATCTCCGCTTTGGAAAAAGAGCTTGGCTGCGAGCTCCTTCACCGTACCAATAAAGGCGCTGTGCTTACCCCCATGGGAGAAGAGGTTTATGAATATGCAAAGGATATCATTAAAAATGCCAATATCCTTGCAAGTATAAGTAAAAGAAATAAAGCCTCTAAATTCAGTATCTCCTGCTATCCCAGCCATATGATTTCACGGGTGTTCTGCGATTTTTATAATAGCTACAATACAGAGAATATTGCATTGGAATTTCTTGAAGGAACCATTGAAACTATTACTGAAAATGTACGAAAAGGCCTTTCAGAAATCGGCATCGTATATTTTTCCAAAAGCAGGCAAAGTAATTTTAAATATCTCTTAGAGCATAAAAACCTTGAGCTTACAATCCTTGCAGAAATGGAGGCCTGTATTTATGCGGGGCCTAAAAGTCCTTTGTATAATCAAGAAAGTATCAGTTTCTCTCAGCTAAGCGCATTAAAATTTGTGCAGATGAAAAAGGACCTTTTTTCCATGGAACATGATTTGGACTATATAAGCCTTGGAACTTTCCATATGGAGAAATTCGATAATATCATAAATACCAACAGCGATAATTTATTAATTGATATGCTTATGCATACAGATGTCTGCAATCTTGGCATAAAGTTTATGAACCCCTTATATGAACAATATGATATCCATACGGTTGCCATAGAAGAATGCGATAAATGTCTTCTTATGGGCTATATTAAGCAAAAAGGGCAGGAATTTTCCGGTGAAGCGAACCTTTTTCTTAGAAAGCTTGGAAATGCAGTAAATAAGAGTACCGGCAGATAA
- a CDS encoding FMN-dependent NADH-azoreductase, which translates to MSKVLYIKANAKPEGKSRTFKVSDNFVEKYKKAHPEDEITTLNLYKENIDFLPMGELDLILRPDMGRDRNHPILKYTYQFLEADKIIIAAPFWNLGFPAILKAYLDYITINGITFKYTEEGPVGLCSGKKAIHFVARGGNYSTEPYSSFEMGDRYLRTLLGFMGIQDFTTIAAEGLDVVGNDENAIVNDAIQRAEALVDKF; encoded by the coding sequence ATGTCAAAAGTATTATATATTAAAGCAAACGCAAAGCCGGAGGGAAAGTCCAGAACGTTTAAAGTTTCAGATAATTTCGTTGAAAAATATAAGAAGGCCCACCCGGAAGATGAAATAACGACCCTTAATCTTTATAAAGAAAATATTGATTTTCTGCCTATGGGAGAGCTTGACCTTATTCTCCGCCCTGATATGGGAAGAGACAGAAACCACCCTATATTAAAATATACTTATCAGTTTCTTGAGGCAGATAAAATAATTATAGCCGCTCCCTTCTGGAATTTAGGCTTCCCGGCGATTTTAAAGGCATACCTTGACTATATAACCATAAACGGCATTACCTTTAAATATACAGAGGAAGGCCCTGTAGGCTTATGCTCAGGGAAAAAGGCAATCCATTTTGTTGCCAGAGGCGGAAATTATTCCACAGAGCCATATTCAAGCTTTGAAATGGGAGACAGATATTTAAGAACCCTTCTTGGCTTTATGGGTATTCAAGACTTTACAACCATTGCGGCAGAAGGTCTTGACGTCGTGGGAAATGATGAAAACGCAATTGTAAACGACGCTATCCAAAGGGCAGAAGCCTTGGTGGACAAATTTTAA
- a CDS encoding MarR family winged helix-turn-helix transcriptional regulator — MIYGEDNTLNLNLMIAFGRTLQALHKRSSEIFKSGGLTTSQFAVLEALYHKGSMTVNELTKSVLSTSGNMTVVINNLIKSALVTRSINPEDGRSYLISITEKGSEYIKEIFPNHMKDLQEHFKPLSQEEKEQLIRIMKKIRDANISLYR; from the coding sequence ATGATTTACGGCGAAGATAACACCTTAAATTTAAATCTTATGATAGCCTTTGGAAGGACCCTTCAGGCCCTTCACAAAAGATCTTCTGAAATATTCAAATCAGGGGGTTTAACAACCTCTCAATTTGCCGTTTTAGAGGCCCTTTATCACAAAGGCTCTATGACAGTAAATGAGCTTACGAAGTCGGTTCTTTCCACCTCAGGCAATATGACAGTTGTAATAAATAATCTTATAAAATCGGCTCTTGTAACCCGCTCAATAAATCCAGAGGACGGAAGGTCTTATTTAATATCGATTACGGAAAAGGGAAGTGAGTATATAAAGGAGATATTTCCCAACCATATGAAGGACCTTCAGGAACATTTTAAGCCCTTATCCCAAGAAGAGAAGGAGCAGTTAATTCGTATTATGAAAAAAATCAGAGATGCAAATATCTCTTTATACAGATAA
- a CDS encoding iron-containing alcohol dehydrogenase translates to MNGFTYDIPVKVYFGENKLCHLGEELRKYGKRVLLTYGGGSIKKSGLYDRIIEEIEKAGLTVFELSGIEPNPRIDSVREGGALCKRENIDVLLAVGGGSTIDCTKFIGAAAYYDGDPWDFFDKRVPVPNCLPIVTVLTLSATGSEMDAGGVISNLETNDKIGRSDPLMLPKVSFLDPTITYSVNPYQTACGAADILSHIMEVYFNTEKNLYMLDCFMEGLMKTVIKYAPVAIKEPDNYEARANIMWASSWAINGFIKGGTSLAWSCHPMEHQLSAYYDITHGLGLAILTPRWLEYTLDENTVSRLYQFGVNVFDIDKSLPPMEAAEKSIEMLSEFFFKTLGLQSTLTEIGIDDKYFEIMAKKACGGDVIPGFKPLNQQDVENIYKLCL, encoded by the coding sequence ATGAACGGCTTTACTTATGATATTCCCGTAAAAGTTTACTTCGGAGAAAATAAGCTTTGTCACCTTGGCGAAGAGCTTCGCAAATACGGCAAAAGGGTTCTTTTGACCTATGGCGGCGGCTCTATAAAAAAATCAGGGTTATATGATAGGATTATAGAGGAAATTGAAAAGGCTGGCCTTACAGTATTCGAACTTTCCGGAATAGAGCCCAACCCCCGTATCGATTCTGTAAGAGAAGGCGGCGCCCTTTGCAAAAGGGAAAATATAGATGTGCTTTTGGCAGTTGGCGGCGGCTCTACCATAGATTGCACTAAATTTATAGGGGCTGCGGCTTATTATGACGGAGACCCTTGGGATTTCTTCGATAAAAGGGTTCCTGTGCCTAATTGCCTTCCGATTGTAACGGTGCTCACGCTTTCTGCCACAGGCTCTGAAATGGACGCAGGGGGCGTTATAAGCAATCTGGAAACCAATGATAAAATAGGCAGGTCTGATCCTTTAATGCTTCCGAAGGTATCCTTCCTCGACCCTACGATTACCTATTCCGTAAACCCTTATCAGACAGCCTGCGGCGCAGCCGACATACTTTCTCATATAATGGAGGTTTATTTTAATACGGAGAAGAATTTATACATGCTCGACTGTTTTATGGAAGGCTTAATGAAGACCGTTATTAAATATGCGCCCGTAGCTATAAAAGAGCCTGATAATTATGAAGCAAGAGCAAACATTATGTGGGCTTCCTCCTGGGCCATAAATGGATTCATCAAGGGGGGAACAAGCCTTGCATGGAGCTGCCACCCTATGGAGCATCAGCTTTCAGCTTATTATGATATTACCCATGGTCTTGGTCTTGCTATTCTTACGCCAAGATGGCTGGAATACACCCTTGATGAAAATACGGTGTCCAGATTGTATCAGTTCGGGGTTAATGTATTTGATATAGATAAAAGCCTTCCGCCGATGGAAGCGGCTGAAAAGAGCATTGAAATGCTTTCGGAATTCTTCTTTAAGACCCTTGGCCTTCAAAGTACATTAACAGAAATCGGCATTGACGATAAATATTTTGAAATTATGGCAAAGAAAGCCTGCGGCGGCGATGTTATTCCTGGATTTAAGCCCCTTAACCAGCAGGACGTAGAAAATATTTATAAGCTCTGCCTGTAA
- a CDS encoding GNAT family N-acetyltransferase, whose protein sequence is MNYRVSTESDINKIMDIILQAKDFLKAQGVDQWNDGYPDACHIKDDIKAGDGYVLIDGQNIAGYACISFAKEQIYDELQGQWLSDKPYAVIHRMAIDSNYKGENLSGILFNLAENLCRERGIHSIKIDTGSDNKIMQHILLKNGYAFCGTIRFNNNERISFAYEKIF, encoded by the coding sequence GTGAACTACAGAGTATCCACAGAAAGCGACATAAATAAAATCATGGACATCATTTTACAGGCAAAAGATTTTTTAAAGGCACAAGGGGTTGACCAGTGGAACGACGGATACCCCGATGCCTGCCACATTAAAGACGATATTAAAGCCGGCGACGGCTATGTATTAATCGACGGCCAAAATATCGCCGGCTATGCCTGTATTTCCTTTGCAAAAGAGCAGATTTACGACGAATTGCAGGGCCAATGGCTCAGTGATAAGCCCTATGCTGTTATTCACAGAATGGCCATTGATAGTAATTATAAAGGGGAAAATCTATCCGGCATCCTATTCAATCTTGCAGAAAACTTATGCAGAGAAAGAGGTATCCATAGCATTAAAATTGATACGGGAAGCGATAATAAAATCATGCAGCATATTCTTCTTAAAAACGGCTATGCCTTCTGCGGTACCATTCGCTTTAATAATAATGAAAGAATCTCCTTTGCCTATGAGAAAATATTTTAA